CTCCTGAAGCATGTCAATCTCACGCTCACGGGCCTGACCCTTCTCAAATcgcttcatcatctgctcCGTCCACTTGCTACCCTCTCGGCAAGGTGTGCACTGGCCGCAACTCTCGTGGCGGTAGAAGTGGCTGAGACGGCTGATAGCTCGGACAATATCGGTGCTCTTATCCATAACGATAACAGCGGCCGTACCGAGACCAGACTGGCtgtccttgagggcatcaaAGTCCATCAGCTGGTCGTCACAGACGCTCTTGGGGAGAACGGGGGTGGAAGAACCACCGGGGATGACAGCCAAAAGGTTGTCCCATCCACCTCGAACACCACCACAGTGCTTGTCGATCAGCTCACGCATGGGAATTGacatctcctcctcaacgGTACAAGGGTTGTTGACGTGGCCAGAGATACAGAAGAGCTTGGTGCCCTGGTTTCGCTCACGGCCGAAACCAGCGAaccagcttcctcctcgtcggcAGATAGTAGGGGCAACGGCAACAGTCTCGACGTTGGTGACAGTTGAAGGGCATCCGAAAAGACCGACGGCAGCGGGGAACGGAGGCTTAAGACGAGGCTTTCCGGGCTTGCCCTCGAGGGACTCAATAAGAGAAGTCTCCTCACCGCAGACGTAGGCTCCGGCACCTCGGTGCAGGTAAACGTCGAAGTCGTATCCGGATTCACAGGCGTTCTTTCCGATCAGACCAGCGGCGTAGGCCTCGTTGATGGCTCGCTGGAGgacagcagcctcctcgacGAATTCACCACGGATATAGATGTAGGCAGCAGTCGCGTTCATGGCTCGGCCAGAGATAAGACATCCTTCGATGAGCTTGTGTGGGTCCTTTCGCATGATCTCACGGTCCTTGCAGGTTCCGGGCTCACCCTCATCGGCGTTGATGACGAGGTAACGGGGCTTGTTGTCCTTATCCCAATCCTTGAAGTTCATGAACGACTACCGAGCGTTGGTGTTAGAGACAATTGATGCTGGTCCGGGCCTCTTGACCcgtcaaaagcaaaacacTTTGGGAGAAACCTACCCACTTAAGACCCGAGGGGAAACCAGCACCACCTCGTCCTCGGAGACCTGAGGCCTTGACCTCGCTGATGATCCAATCGTGACCCTTGAGGATGatctccttggtcttgtgcCAGTCGCCCATCTTCCTGGCGCTCTTGAGGTCGACGGGGTATCGGTTGTAGAGGTTCTGGAAAATgcgatcttggtctcgtaGACCTCCGTATGTTCGCTTCGGGGCACCATCCTGGACAGTAGCCAGACCCCTCACGGCGGTCCGTGAGAGGCCGACGACCTTCTTGGGCGCCGTTCTCGTGGACAGCATTGTGCTCGATCGTTGTCGGGTGGCGGGTTTGGAGATGGGTTGAACGAAACGTCGTCAGGATGCGGCACTTCAAGTTTCCCGGGCGAGATCCATTTCGTGACCGGGTGGTTCAGAAATAGCGGGCTAGTGATTGGTCAATTCACCAACCGATTATTCAGCCACTTTTGCTAGAGAGTACTTACTCCACACATGACTTTATACTGTAGAGCAAGTCCCCTTTATCATTTCTGTTAGGCGCATCTTTTGACTTTCGCCCCCGATTTGCCGCTCAACGACTCCAAGTGTCATAGATTCAGTGTCTCTCAGTGTAGTTACCGCTTGTCTTAGCGCAATCAGAGCTTCTTTCAGTGTAGTTGCGACTTATTCCTAGTGGATTGAGATCTCTACTTGACAGCTCTGATGTCAAGGTCATGTGACTCGATCCCTTGCAAATGCCCATCACGTAATCATTCAATCGAAGCTTTCTATTCGACGGTACTCATCAGCGGTatcgcaacaccaacaccgctATCGTGGGTTATCGATACAAGCTTCACTTTATCGTCCATCTCGAAAGCGATGCGCAActccacaacaacaaacgtGCGATGATAACTTGAGAcgcttccatcatgtctaGTAAAAGACATTCGATTCTTCCTGCTATCGATCGCAGCGGTCCCAGACCACCCGTCCATTTCTCCTCGACCCTCACAATCTCCGACAATGCGATCCTCCAAGGAACACACTCGATCACCATGCAGACGGAGACAGTAATCCACCCTCGGTCGAGATTCGAGTCGAACTACGGGTCTATCCTAATCGGCCGTCGATGTCTGGTTCATGAACGGACGCATATGGGAGCTCGTCCTGCAGACCCCACTGCGAAGCCCGGTGGTATCGTGTTAGCAGACTATGTCACAATAGAGGCTGGCTCGACCATTGAAGCTGGCGGGACCGAGATAGGTGAGGGCACTATCATTCAAGCCGGAACAATCGTAGGAAGCGGCGCCAAAATTGGCAAGGTAAACAATGTCCTTTACAAGCTTCAGGACTAGGGGCTGACAAGTTATTAGAACTGCACCATCACACACATGTCCAAAATTGCTCCTGGCACTATATTGCCAGACAATACGGTAGTGTTTTCGAACGGGACTAGACGAATCGACCGACGTGAGCTTTCTGATCAAAGGAAGATTGCTCTGATTAAGCAACTCGCAATATTGCGAAAGATGATACCCAGCAACCCGGACAAATTTAAATAGAGATACCCAGCAAATAGTCATGGCCAATTTGATATTTATAAAACATTAATTCATTTGTCGTAATAACTTGCTATCTTTGTCTGTTTCGAAAATGGCATCAACTGACACTGATGTCGCCTCGCTCTCAACCGTCAAGTCTCCAAGGGGTATATGTgattaaaaataaataaatcGAGGAAGAAAGCAAGAGAGCGCTTGCAAGCGTTTCCCTTACCTTCTGCGGTCTCTGTGAAACAGGGTCAGCCCCGTGATCACAGTCATAATAGCCCATCGCTCTCCCAACAAACCCGTCAAGCCCGTTCCCATAAAGCGATAATGCGCAACCTTTGTCAAACTTCTTCCATTACCCATGGCCCAAGCTGCCACAACCTCGTGTCCCATGCTGTCTCTAAAACCACCTGGGACAAACCCCGGATTGGCTCCCGGTGGAGGTCCCTGAGCCAAACGAACCAGTTTCCACCCGTGATAGTAACCGCCCAAGCTTGCCACAGCGTCACCACTAGATCGTCTCCATTCAAACGTTTCTCGAGGTCCATTTCCGCCTGGTCCGACTTCGATACTGAAGCTAAAGGCGGTGCTGAGACCGCCGTGAGAGCCCACGGGGATAATTCGTTCGCGGGCTAGTGGTGCCCCTGAGCCTGGTACGGGAGGGAGTTCGACTTCGAAAGAAAGACTCATGAGCATGAAGTTCGCTGAAGCCAGTGGCTGGTATGACTCGTCTGGGCCGGAATGTAAGAGGACCGGTGGTGCAGCTGATAGACCAGTGTGCACTGAGCAGACGTAgagaggctgttgttggtgttcTGCAAGCGTAAAGGAGACATTGGGCCAGCCTTGAGAGTAAAGATTAAATGTAGGCGGAAATTGTCTTGGGATAGATGGCGCTTGACTTGGTCCGGCAACCGGAGGCGGCGGTTGTGTCGATGCTCCTGCTACTGGTTCTGCCtgtcgtggtggtggtgcttgaggtgaagaagacttTTGATATTTGCTTTGACTCTCATCATATGAAGGCGGAGGTTCATTCGGAACAGAAGAGTCAGATAAACCCATTTTCCCTAAAAGACCCATTGTGGACGTTGGGTATAAGTGAGAATGTCTCTATGAGAGTTGGAGGATTTATAGTATGTAACGTCTCTGTatcaccaagctcgagaacAATATCAGTAAGTCACAGAATGGTTTAAAATGAGATCGTGAATCAGTCTGTTATTGAGACAAGTAAAGTGGTAGGCATCAGGTTTCTATATTAACAAGCATTTAGGTTTATGCCGAGAACAGTGACATCAGCTGGATGCGACTACGTAGTATATGTGGCTGTGATAGCTCGAATTGAGGCTGTGCTATCTGATGATATTTATGCAATGCATGTATCGAGTTATGCAGACAAAACGGTCAGCATCTACGTAACAAACGCTCGGAAAAGATGGTTGTGATCCAACCAAGTTATCAGTTTTAACGGAATCTACAAGGACTTCTTGTTTTCCTAAGTTGAACCGTCTGAACATGGATAAAGAACACATCATCTAGTAATGTATTCACTCCAAACCAAGCACAGTAATATGATCGTTCTCGCACCTGGACTATCTatgatgtcttggctgatTAAGAACATCCTTGGTATAGAACTAGAGAGCACTCTGTTTGGTACAGATCTGGTAGGAAGTACCTGATAACAAGGATGGCGTTTGAATTATATAATGCACGAAATCGTCAATATTATACAAGTTGGGAAATGCTCAAGTATAGACACAAGACTGTGTTATCCAACTCTCTACTATGGCCCCTGACTGCCTACCAAGATTGAAACGATCCATCATCAGACCAACtactccatcaacaagcaggtcttcttctttcctacCTAGTTATCTTAGTCAATGTCAGCTATTGCACTATACTGTTTTTGTCTCATTCTATAACGCAAGTTTCCTAGCCTGTAACACAATTATCACCTCCATAGAGGTAATCGCATCTCAAATCCCTTCGGCTAGATAAACATATTAGACACAAGCAATCTCAAAGTAACGCAGTCGCTGCATTACCATAGAGACATAACTAGTCCCTCCCTGTTAAGTTGGCCTTACTTTTGTTCCTGACCGACAGGATCGTCGCAGTCGCTGTATCATTATGAATGAACAGCCTGGAGATGCAGCCACTGTGCTGAACCTCATTACCTGTCTCCGTGACGCCGAGTACGTAAATATCATTGTCCCTGGTGAATCTTAAATAGTGTTCTAACGTTAACCCCTACTTTATTTAGAAGAACAGCTTATTAGCTTTCGCAACCGAGCAATATCCTAGCCCTTATATATGCTACGCGTAGAGTAATCATTAATAGGTTCTCTAAATCAATCGATATTAGCAAATTGCAGGTACGTATCGTATACTCACTAATCCCAACCGGAAGTAGTATAGCGATGAAGCTGCCAGCTAATACTATGCCGTTGGTCTACTCTCTGTAGGCCGAAACAGAAGATAGCATATTCTTTATTGAGTCCTATCAGTCAGGTCGTCGGCTGCCTGATACTCTGCAGTCCTTGGCATAACTACCTACCTTCTATGGCCAAGGCTATGCCCCCTATATCGAATTCAACCCGGATATTAttgaagatgaccttgagcCTCTCGCCCTCTATGAAGATGTGTAACCCTGGTGTGGCAGAGAGACTAATATTGTGCACCGAGGATAGGGAGAAGGGGCGCGTCTGGCATACGCTAAGCCAATCGATATCGGCAAGCGCTTTAAGTTTCTATTGCCTCGCTTCTTGCATAATGATCCCTGGCCCACTATCTAAGAAGTATGCAAAGTTATTGAGGCTGCTATTGCCTATTGTTAATAGCATGCCGACACCGATGTTGCATTATATAGCGCTGGGGAGCGCATTTACTTGGGCAACCTGACGTTCTAGTATCTGGGGAGCCGACTAGAGGAGCTGTCAAGGTAGGCAGAGTTTCCTAACTATATATAGATGTATTTCTATATCGTCAATAAAGATAGCCTTACCCTATTCCATATTGAGGATAATGGCTTATGGTCCTTTAACCTGTGCTATAGTGGGTTGTAAGAGTATCATGGAGAGATTAAGTCGCGACCAATCAGCGAGCGGTCGCCGGGAGATCTTCgggtaatttaccttaagagaagtcAGACCGAGGGATCTAGGGTTagattcctcaagttgaagtctcGCGACTGAGTTCAATATACAATCAgatctatctatcatctaACCACCCTAACTTGACCCTATATATTTACAGCTCAGTATGCTCCCCGATCCAGCTGGAGAAGGTTAGTATTAAGCACTGCATTATAGTACAAGGCCCTAGCGAGtttataataataataatattgTCAGAGTACTATATAGTAGTTAGATTAATGCCCTTAACTACCATATCCTACAATTTCATCTATTAAGACGACCCTAATATTGTAACTGTCCTAGAGGACGTAAAGGTCTATTAGGAGTATGCTAACTACCCTATTATCCGCAACTATAACGCCAACCACTCCACTAAGCTTAGCAACCCGGTTCCTACTGTCGACGCTATCCTTAAGGAGGCAGCGCTTCTAAAGAGCAAGTGCAGCATCGAAAGCATAATTGGCCCAGATATACACCCGCATAGTGAAAACCAACCAGGCAGGACTGGTACTCCTGACGTAGATGATAACGAAAGCAGTGGCAGCAATGATGTAGATGATGCGATGAGCAGCGGCAGGGACAGAAAGAGGACAGCAGCCGAACCTGCCGAACGAAAAGCGGCCAAGTGCAGGAAGTCTCTACCGTCAGCCTGTCAACCCACGAGCAACGCCGACGTTGTCGTGGCTGCCTCCTCGTCCCTTCAAGCAGCACCTCGGCGACGCGGGTCATACCCTAGCGCTCAAAGGGTTATGCGTACTAAGGCACTGCCGCAAAGGAACCGCAAAGTTGCCATAGCGTCACTCCCGCAGATGCTGACACCCTCGTCTATATCGGCAGACTTGCTAGAGGCCTCGACAAGCCGGGGGCGGGAGTCTCAGAGCCCTTCACCTCTAGCCTCCGATCGCAGGTCCGTCAGCGGCAATGAAAACGGCAAGGCCGCCGCCGCTACGGCCATCTATTCCCTGTCGCTCCCCGCGCGCCATAAGATACTGTCTAAATTCGATACGTTTTACCGTTTAAACCTGATACCGAGGGACCAACTGGTCGCTCTGCTAGTACACGAGAGATGCTGCCTCGCCGCTATTCTTTACATGAGGTGCCAACTTGATGAGTTCTTGGAGGCCGTTAAGGATCAGAACGATTGCCGCAAGGGTGATGACGCTTGCGAGCTGGAAAAGGGACTCTCTACCAGCGACTGTTAGGCTCCTGAAGATTAAGAGACCTATATTATACGGAATGCCATCATCTAACTCGTAAGGGGTAACCGGTATGTAAAGGTGAAACAGAAAGCTGACTTtaggaagagcttcttctgctaTTATGCTCGTCACCTGTGGGAGGATAAGCGAGAAAAGTCCCTTTATGGTCCATCTAAGGCCAGGGGTAAAGGCCAGATCTAGCTCAAGCCGGCCTAGACGGAGGAACTTATtcggctgctgctgccagaGTTGGCGAATAAAGATGTGGCAGAGGTCTTTCCTTACATTAAGATCGTTATGGATTACGGACGCAGGTAGGAATCCATAGCGAAAGGCTTAGGCATCGGCATTATTGCCCCCATACCCTATCGTCTGAGGGATCAGCATGTCCTTAATGTCCCCGCTACGTACTACTACAAGGGCCTGTGTATGGCGGCAAGTCTGTATATAGGCTGCGAAAATTCCAGTTGGCCCTTGAAACCCCCTACGAATAACGACCTATCCCTAGCAGGCTTGCCTGCCATTAATCCACGGGCTGAAGCAGACCATGTTTGCCTTACTGCCGTTCTTGTTCCGTCATCTATCTTGCATGTACTATCTAGTTTTGTACTGTATCTCCctgggaggaagaggaatgTCAACATAAAACAGACCGAGTACATAAAAATTCCGTACTCGTACCAGCTTACCTTATTACCGGCCAGTAGCTACTTCTTTATAGCATAAGAAAAGATAATATGAAATTCTAGATAACTACTCTCACTTTCCATTCAGCCCTACAAGGC
This is a stretch of genomic DNA from Fusarium graminearum PH-1 chromosome 4, whole genome shotgun sequence. It encodes these proteins:
- a CDS encoding NADH dehydrogenase flavoprotein 1 yields the protein MLSTRTAPKKVVGLSRTAVRGLATVQDGAPKRTYGGLRDQDRIFQNLYNRYPVDLKSARKMGDWHKTKEIILKGHDWIISEVKASGLRGRGGAGFPSGLKWSFMNFKDWDKDNKPRYLVINADEGEPGTCKDREIMRKDPHKLIEGCLISGRAMNATAAYIYIRGEFVEEAAVLQRAINEAYAAGLIGKNACESGYDFDVYLHRGAGAYVCGEETSLIESLEGKPGKPRLKPPFPAAVGLFGCPSTVTNVETVAVAPTICRRGGSWFAGFGRERNQGTKLFCISGHVNNPCTVEEEMSIPMRELIDKHCGGVRGGWDNLLAVIPGGSSTPVLPKSVCDDQLMDFDALKDSQSGLGTAAVIVMDKSTDIVRAISRLSHFYRHESCGQCTPCREGSKWTEQMMKRFEKGQAREREIDMLQELTKQVEGHTICALGEAFAWPIQGLIRHFRPELEARMQKFAQENGGEALAGGWNHNAKSQGKLVSPGQ